Genomic segment of Nostoc sp. TCL240-02:
GAATCTCCTGAGCAGTATGAGTGGACGCTTAAGGCTCCCGATGCCGTGTTGCTGAATGAGCAAGGGCAAGATTTGGGCAAACATTATGCAGGCCCAACCTGGGAAGCCAAAGACGGTAGCAAAGTTTTAGGTAAATTGAAATCTAAGGTAAATGCACCACAAGATGATGCCATTCCCTGGCTATTAGTAGAAGCGCAATCTCATGAAGGAAATGGTCTCTTCCGCCAAGTCAATTGGGTTCAACGGATTAACACAGTTGGTGGAAAAGCCCCTGTTCAAGGGTGTGATAAATCATCTGAAAACAGAGAAATTAGCGTAAAATATACGGCTGATTACTTATTTTATAAGATTAAATAATGAATATTAACAAACAAGGGGCAAAAGCCCCTTGTTGAAATATTTTATATAAGAATTGTTCTATCGTTCTCCGGTTTATTCGGGTAGGTTCCCGGATAGTTTCTTTTCTTGATTGAGAACAGAATTTGCATAGATTGCCAGTTGCGATCGATTTTTGAGATTGAGGCGGTTTAAAATACTCGTCACATGAGTTTTTACCGTTCCTTCGGTAATATAAAGTTGTTGGGCAATTTCGCGGTTCGTTGCACCAACACCGATCAAACATAAAACCTCTTGTTCTCGTGCGGTAATTTCCGATGGCTTTGATGAAGCGGAATTTTGGCTAGCTGAAGCTGAAGCTACTTCCGTAACTAATAATTTATCAAATAACCCCGGTCCAAATTGAGTATAGCCAGAATGCCCAAAGCGAATTGCATCTGCTAGCTCACTTGAAGGCATATCTTTAAGCAAATATCCTTTTGCACCTGCACGCATTGCCCCTGTTAAATAAGAATCATCATCAAATGTACTCAAGACGAGAACTTTGATATTAGGAAAGCTTTGCATAATCAGTTTTGTTGCAGTTCGTCCATCCATTTCGGGCATCCGAATATCCATTAGCACCACATCGGGCTGAAGTTCTGCAACAAGCTCTAGAGCAACTTTACCATTCTCAGCATCACCGACCACTTCCAAATCAGGTTCCTGTTCTAGCATTGCTTTCAGTCCCTGACGAATGAGGCTCTGATCGTCAACGATTAACAGGCGAATAGGAGAGGATTTATCATTTTTCATGGTAATTATCTCTTTCTGGTTTTGATGAACGATCAATAGATATCTCCAAAAATTAATGAAGCATTACCTGAGACCCTTGTAGAAAAGTTACAACATTTAATAATGGGGCATTGGGCATTGGGCATTGAACATGAAGAAGAGACAAGGGAGACAAGGAAGAGGGGGGAGACAAGAGAGAGACTTGTTCAATAATTCCCCCTTGTCCCCCTTGTCCCCCTGCCTCCCCTATCCCCCGCCCAGTCCTCCTCCCTCATCTCTGGGAAAGTTAGCAACAATCCGACAACCAGCGCCCGGTTTACTGACAATTTCTAGCTGGGCATTTACTGTAGCCATTCGTTCTCGCATTCCCTGGAGTCCGTATCCGGCAACGGATTGATCGCATTCAAAGCCTTTCCCGTTATCTTGGAGTATCAACGATAACCCCGCCGCCGTTGTTTGAATTCTAATTTGAACAGCTGTGGCATTGGCGTGTTTATAAATATTGGTTAGCCCTTCTTGGATAATGCGATACACAACATGATTTACTGAATCGGAAAGTGGTTGTGACAAATCAATTTTGCAGTATGGTAAGACATCGGTGAGGTGATAAAATTCCTCTGCAAGGTTAGCGATCGCATTTTCGAGTAATTGTCCGTGGAGTGGATCGGAGCGAATTGCCGAAACTGATTCCCGCACCTCTTGTAAAGCTTCAGAACCCAATTTTTTCGCTGCTAATAAAAACGATCGCGCCCGATTAGGATCGGTTTCCCAAAGGGTTAATGCTGTTTCCATTTGCACATTTAGCGCTACGAGGGAATGTCCTAGAGAGTCGTGGATGTCACGCGCAATGCGATTGCGTTCTTCTAGCGCCACCATTTCCTCGATGCGTTGATTCAGCGCTTTTTGATGATCGAGCGATCGCCTTAGTTCTGCTTCTGTCTCCTGCAAGCGACGATTTTGCTCCTGAAGTTGCATTTGTAAGCGACAAAGTTTGAGTTGATGCTCCATCCGAGCAACCACCTCTTCAATCTGAAAAGGTTTGTTAATAAAATCAACGCCTCCAACCGAAAAGGCTTTCACTTTATCAAATACCTCATTCAAAGCACTTATAAAAATGACAGGAATCTCTTGTGTTTGAGGATTAGATTTCAGTCGCTGACATACTTCATAGCCGTTCATTCCGGGCATGGTAATATCGAGCAGAATTAAATCTGGAGGTTGAGCTTGTATGCCAATTAACGCCATAGAACCATTGGTAACACTCCTCACTTCGTATCCTTGCTCGGTAAGCATTGCTGATAAAAGGCGAAGATTATCTAGAGTGTCATCAACTATGAGAATATCTCCCTTGGATGATTGGCTTAATTCCATACTTCTCAAAGGGCTAAGAGAGTCGTTAATTATCAAGCTACTGGTAACGTAATGTAAATAAATTATGGATTAGAAATGATAATAAATTCCATCCATGTAACAAATCTATTGATGATATTGGTAATTTCCAAGGCACTGTTAAATTTACATTTATTTATATAATTATTTTATATCCGTCTACCTACTTAGGTTATTTTTATTAGTAGTAATTAAAAATAAATTGAGTACGTAAAAAATTTCCACTTTAATTACTCTTACATAAATTTTTTACACTTTGAAATCAAGTTACAACCTTATTATTAGCCGTTTTTTAGCTTGATTTTTTAAGATTGAGTAGCTAGGCAGTGTGCCAGAGTTAGCTCGATACAAACAAGCTACGTGTAGCGTTTCCTAAAGAAGAAGAACTTAGGAGATTCTGAACTTTTTAAGAAAAAGATAAATTCAAACTCCCACATAATAGGGTAATGTATTAATTCTCAATATTACCCAAGAGGGTAATATCATCTGAGACAGTTCATCTTTTATAATTATGCCAAATAAAATTCATCAAAATTAAGAGGCTTTCGTGTAAAAATTATTACCTCAACATTGCTGTTTTTAATTTCAGGAATTCGGATATGCCTTCTTTCACCCTTCAACTTTCAAAGCTGACTAAAAATGTGCAGTTGCGCCACATTCTTGTAGTGCCATTTGTACTGCAAATTTCTCTAGCCGTAGGGCTAACTGGGTGGCTATCAATACACAATGGGCAAAGAGCAGTCAATGAAGTTGCAATCCAACTCCGAAATGAAATCACGGCTAGAATCCAGCAGTACCTAAAGATATATGTTGAAACGCCTCATAAAATCAATCAACTAAATGCTAATGCCATTAAACTGGGTGAAGTTAATATCCAAAAATTATCAACATTAGAACAACATCTTTGGTATCAACTGAAAACGTTTGACACAGTGACAGCAGTTTACGTTGGGTCAGAATATGGTGAACACGTTGCGGTTCAAAGGGCGGATGATGGTCAGTTTCAGGTGAAACTTTCAGGTAAGTCCACTGGGAATGAAATTAGGATTTATGCCGCAGACCAACCAGGACATTACACTCAACTTTTAAGATCCAAGCCTAATTACGATCCGCGGACTCGTCCGTGGTATCAATCGGCAGTTAAGTCTAAGACAGCTAGCTGGGGTGGAATTTATAAACTGTTTGCCACACCCAAATATGTGCTAAATGCCAGCTTGCCGATCTATGATAATGGCGGCAATCTGCTTGGCGTTGCTGCTGTCGATTTTTCACTGACTGGGATTAGTCAATATCTGCGGACTCTCAAAATCGGGCGAACGGGCGAAACTTTCATTCTAGAACGCCAAACAGGGTTACTGGTTGGGAGTTCTGCCACTCAACAACCCTACGTAATTGCAAATCCGACAACTCCAATCATAG
This window contains:
- a CDS encoding DUF3455 domain-containing protein, with product MSSTFCKIIQINCSLVFSLLMLNGWGISVKTAIAGTMEPAQRIADVAPIPDTIKVPNGEQLLLKASAKGSQIYICKPKSESPEQYEWTLKAPDAVLLNEQGQDLGKHYAGPTWEAKDGSKVLGKLKSKVNAPQDDAIPWLLVEAQSHEGNGLFRQVNWVQRINTVGGKAPVQGCDKSSENREISVKYTADYLFYKIK
- a CDS encoding response regulator transcription factor yields the protein MKNDKSSPIRLLIVDDQSLIRQGLKAMLEQEPDLEVVGDAENGKVALELVAELQPDVVLMDIRMPEMDGRTATKLIMQSFPNIKVLVLSTFDDDSYLTGAMRAGAKGYLLKDMPSSELADAIRFGHSGYTQFGPGLFDKLLVTEVASASASQNSASSKPSEITAREQEVLCLIGVGATNREIAQQLYITEGTVKTHVTSILNRLNLKNRSQLAIYANSVLNQEKKLSGNLPE
- a CDS encoding response regulator, whose product is MELSQSSKGDILIVDDTLDNLRLLSAMLTEQGYEVRSVTNGSMALIGIQAQPPDLILLDITMPGMNGYEVCQRLKSNPQTQEIPVIFISALNEVFDKVKAFSVGGVDFINKPFQIEEVVARMEHQLKLCRLQMQLQEQNRRLQETEAELRRSLDHQKALNQRIEEMVALEERNRIARDIHDSLGHSLVALNVQMETALTLWETDPNRARSFLLAAKKLGSEALQEVRESVSAIRSDPLHGQLLENAIANLAEEFYHLTDVLPYCKIDLSQPLSDSVNHVVYRIIQEGLTNIYKHANATAVQIRIQTTAAGLSLILQDNGKGFECDQSVAGYGLQGMRERMATVNAQLEIVSKPGAGCRIVANFPRDEGGGLGGG